A stretch of DNA from Bacillus sp. (in: firmicutes):
TTTTTTCGAAAAGGTCGACGCATCCGAATGCCATTTTTGTTGCTTATCATGATCATCACTTATGGATGTTGGTCTTTTTTTGGACAAAACATCGAAAAAACAAGGCATTTACTTCCGCTTCTTTCGTTAACGTATTGGTGGTTATGTTTGCATATTGTTTCCAAACGTATAATTGGATACATTCTTATCGTTACCTTAATGTTAGGACAAATGTCCGTTGGCGAGTATTGGTTAAACGAGCAAAAACATGAAGTACCACCAGTGGTGCAAGCATATGAATACCTTACGTCTCTTGAAGGTGATATAGTCGTTTATACATGGGAAGAAACGCGTGTGTTTGACTATATGAAGGCGCCATTTCATCATAAAAGGTTACAGTCTTTTAATTCATTTCTGCACGACATAAAAGGTAAAGAAAAAGAAAGGATCATCTTAACGAATAAAGTACTTGAGGGTTTTGTTACCCAAGGTATCGACGTGAATGGTAAAGTAAAGAAGATGAAAGCATTTGAAACTGACCCTATTTTAGACCCTGTATATCATTATATTGTTTTGTACGAATGGGTACCTGGAGGTGAGGACGATGAATGAACGATTAAAGCAGAAGCTAGCCCTTCTTCCTGACCAACCTGGATGTTATTTAATGAAAGATCGGCAAGGGATTATCATCTATGTCGGAAAAGCGAAAGTGTTAAAAAATCGTGTCCGTTCGTACTTTACCGGTAGTCATGATGCAAAAACACAACGGCTCGTCAATGAAATTGAAGACTTTGAATATATCGTTACTTCGTCCGATATTGAGGCTTTAATTTTGGAAATGAACTTAATCAAAAAGTATGATCCTAAATATAACGTTATGTTAAAGGACGATAAAAGCTACCCTTATATTAAATTGACAAATGAAAAACATCCGCGCTTAATAACGACTCGTAAAGTAAAAAAAGATGGAGGAAAATATTTTGGACCTTATCCAAATGCTGGGGCAGCCAACGAAACGAAAAAGCTACTCGACCGCTTGTATCCGTTAAGAAAATGTTCGAATTTACCGGATCGCGTATGTTTGTATTATCATTTGGGGCAATGTTTAGCCCCATGTGTGAAACCGGTCGAGAGTGAGGAATATAAACGTATTACGGATGAAATTACCCGCTTTTTAAATGGTGGTTACAAAGAAATAAAAGAGCAGCTACAACAAAAAATGTACGAAGCATCGGAGCAATTGGAATTTGAGCGGGCGAAAGAATACCGAGACCAAATCGCTCATATTGAAGCGGTGATGGAAAAACAAAAAATAACAATGAATGATTTTACCGATCGCGATGTATTTGGATTTGCCGTTGATAAAGGATGGATGTGTGTCCAAGTCTTTTTTGTTCGTGGGGGAAAACTGATTCAACGGGATGTATCTATGTTTCCGATTTACGATGAACCAGAGGAAGAATTTTTAACGTTTCTCGGGCAATTTTATTCACGTGCCCATCATATCAAACCAAAAGAGATCTTTTTGCCGCAAACTGTGGATGGAGAGCTAGCTAGTAGACTGTTAGATGTAAAAGTTGTCAAACCGAAGCGGGGACAAAAGAAAGAACTCGTTGATTTAGCAACAAAAAACGCTGAAATTTCGTTAAAAGAGAAATTTTCTCTAATTGAACGGGATGAAGAGCGAACCATTAAAGCAGTAGAACGGCTCGGAGAACAGTTAAACATCTATACACCCCATCGCATCGAGGCGTTTGATAATTCTAACATTCAAGGTACGGATGCCGTATCAGCGATGGTCGTATTTATTGATGGACGTCCAGCGAAAAAAGAATATCGGAAATATAAAATTAAAACGGTAAAAGGACCAGATGATTATGATTCGATGCGCGAAGTGATTCGTAGAAGGTATCAGCGTGTATTAAAAGAGGGACTTCCTTTACCCGACTTAATCGTCATCGATGGAGGAAAAGGACAGGTAGAAGCGGCCCGGGATGTGTTGACGAACGAATTAAATTTATCCATTCCGGTGGCTGGACTAGTAAAAGATGAGAAGCATCGTACATCTGACGTCATTTTCGGAGAACCGCTAGAAGTTGTCCCATTAGATCGAAACAGTCAAGAATTTTATTTATTGCAGCGTATTCAAGACGAGGTTCATCGATTTGCGATTTCCTTTCACCGACAGCTGCGTGGAAAAACGTCGTTTCAATCCAAATTAGATGAAATCCCTGGAATAGGATCAAAGCGGAAAAAACTGTTATTACGTCACTTCGGCTCACTGAAAAAAATGAAGGAAGCTACCGTAGAAGATTTTGTACAAATTGGTATTCCTCATAACGTAGCAAAAAACCTATTTGATGAACTTCAAAAAATGAATTGATTAAATATTTTTTTATGTGTTATAATGATGAAAATTTTATAAAGGGAACAGTGAAGATAGAGGTGCGAACTTCAAGAGTAGAAGCATGGAGAAGAATGAGCTTCGAGGAAATGCTTTGAAAGGGGAGTTCGCCGAAGTGGAAAAAGACTCATTTCTTTTTCTGCTGGTTCTGCGTTTAAGAAATGTAGGACTGTCAAGATGGTATCATCTTGGAGAGCTATCTCACTTGTGTTTTCATTATTATCGTTTTTGTTAGGAAGCACAGGTAGGAGAATAGTTCTCTTACCTGTTTTTGTTTTATTTTAAAGTAAATGAAAGAAGGGATTGTGTATGGGAATCATCGTACAAAAATTTGGTGGTACGTCTGTAGGTTCAACGGAACGAATTCGTCATGTCGCTCAAAGGGTAATTGAAGAGAAGGAACGGGGCAATGACGTTGTCGTCGTAGTGTCAGCGATGGGAAAAACAACCGATCAATTAGTTTCCTTAGCTAAGGAAATTAGTACATATCCAAATAAGCGAGAATTGGATATGCTCCTTTCAACAGGTGAACAAGTAACCATTGCTTTGTTAACGATGGCTCTTCATGAGTTAGGGTACAAAGCCGTTTCGTATACCGGTTGGCAAGCAGGAATTCAAACGGAAGCGGTTCACGGAAACGCAAGAATTACTCATATTACAACAGAACCCATCCTCAACGCCTTGAATGAAGGAAATATTGTCGTCGTTGCTGGATTTCAAGGTATCACTTCTGAAGGGGCGATTACGACATTAGGTCGGGGAGGTTCGGATACGACTGCTGTTGCCTTAGCCGCTAGTTTATCTGCTGAACGATGCGATATTTACACCGACGTAACGGGAGTATATACATCTGATCCAAGGTATGTGAAAGCAGCTCGCCAGTTAAAAGCGATATCTTATGACGAAATGTTAGAGCTGGCGAATTTAGGAGCAGGGGTTCTTCATCCACGAGCCGTCGAGTTTGCGAAAAATTATCGTGTACCATTGACGGTTCGCTCAAGTATGGAACAAGTTGACGGAACATATATCGAGGAGGTAAATACGATGGAATCGAATTTAATTGTACGTGGAGTAGCTTTTGAAAAAGAAATTACAAGAATAACCGTTCATGGACTAACGAACCAAATAACCTCTCTTTCATCCATTTTTACAACATTGGCCAATCACCATATCAATGTCGACATCATTATTCAAGTGCAAACGGATGAAAATACAACGAACCTTTCTTTCTCAGTAAAAGACGAAGACGTGAGAGAAACGTTGGCAGTATTGAATGAACATCAATCTTCATTAGGATTTGAAAAAATGGAAGCGGAAAGTGGATTAGCGAAAGTATCTATTGTCGGTTCAGGAATGATTTCTAACCCTGGTGTAGCCGCCAAAATGTTTGATGTTTTAGCCCAAAACGGCATTCAAATTAAAATGGTTTCGACATCTGAAATAAAAGTTTCCGTCGTAGTAGATCAGAAGGAAATGATACGTGCAGCCGAGATTTTACATGAAGCATTCGGTCTGGATAAAGTAGAAGAAACAATAGCCGCTTTATAACAAAGAAAGCTGACATCCTCGCTTAAAAGCGGTGGAATGTCAGCTCCTTAACGATACTCAATCATCCGTTACATCTTTTCGGTCCCAACGAACGGTAAAACGGACTTTTTGCTTACTCAATAATTTTTCTTCAAAGGTTTCAGCAATGGCTTTTTTTTGCGATTGAATTTGTTGGGCGAGAAATCCAGCTTCAATTTTAAAACTGTTTTCTTTGTTGATTTCTAAACGACGTTTGACAATAGACCCGGATAGCTCAAATAATAACTCATCTTTTTTTTCATAAATAATGGACAACTGTCCCCAGCCGGCTTCTTCAAAAAACGTTACTATTTCTTCAATGGACGTTAATGGAAACTTTCGAGCGATATTTTTGCCAGCCCAATATAAAATGCCGTCAGCTTCTTGTCCTAATAAATCTGGTAAAACAAAATCTCTTATTAATTCATAACCAAAAACAGGTAATTGTTCTTCATGGATGTGTTTCATTTCATTTGAGCTCATTCAATGTTTCCCCTCTTTCTATCCTAATAAATTATAAACGGTTTTGCTAGTTTATGATAGTGGGAAGTAAATGATTAAGTTCATACATTATTTGACAATAGTTAAATGAAAATGGTTTGTAATTTAAAAAAATTTGAAAATATAGTCGAATTCATGTATACGTTTTCTTGACGCTTCCAACTGATGGGAGTAAAATGAACATGTCACATTATTGTTAAAAAATTTGAAACGGTGCAACTGGAGGAAAGGAGCAGTCGTTGCCAGTTTCATCTTAAGGGGGGTAATTCATGGCTGGAAATCGTGAATTTTACAATCGTAGGTTGCATTCATTGCTAGGTGTAATTCCAGTAGGGGTGTTTTTAACGCAACACTTAGTAGTGAACCACTTTGCTACGCGTGGTGAAGAAGCTTTTAACGAAGCTGCTCATTTCATGGAAAGTCTTCCATTTCGCTATGCATTAGAAATTTTCGTTATTTTCTTACCACTTTTATATCATGCGGTCTATGGTTTATACATTGCCTTTACCGCAAAAAACAATATCGGTAATTACGGATTTTTCCGTAACTGGATGTTCTTCTTACAACGTATTACAGGCGTTATTACATTAATTTTTGTTACATGGCACGTTTGGGAGACTCGCGTAGCAGCAGCGTTTGGACAAGATGTAAACTTTGAAATGATGGAAAACATTTTATCGACCCCAGGGATGATAGCATTTTATGTAGTTGGAGTTGTTTCAACTGTTTTCCATTTTGCAAATGGATTATGGTCATTCTTAGTTAGCTGGGGAATCACTATTTCTCCTCGTTCCCAAATGATTGCTACATATGTTACATTA
This window harbors:
- a CDS encoding YslB family protein, with product MSSNEMKHIHEEQLPVFGYELIRDFVLPDLLGQEADGILYWAGKNIARKFPLTSIEEIVTFFEEAGWGQLSIIYEKKDELLFELSGSIVKRRLEINKENSFKIEAGFLAQQIQSQKKAIAETFEEKLLSKQKVRFTVRWDRKDVTDD
- a CDS encoding aspartate kinase, whose translation is MGIIVQKFGGTSVGSTERIRHVAQRVIEEKERGNDVVVVVSAMGKTTDQLVSLAKEISTYPNKRELDMLLSTGEQVTIALLTMALHELGYKAVSYTGWQAGIQTEAVHGNARITHITTEPILNALNEGNIVVVAGFQGITSEGAITTLGRGGSDTTAVALAASLSAERCDIYTDVTGVYTSDPRYVKAARQLKAISYDEMLELANLGAGVLHPRAVEFAKNYRVPLTVRSSMEQVDGTYIEEVNTMESNLIVRGVAFEKEITRITVHGLTNQITSLSSIFTTLANHHINVDIIIQVQTDENTTNLSFSVKDEDVRETLAVLNEHQSSLGFEKMEAESGLAKVSIVGSGMISNPGVAAKMFDVLAQNGIQIKMVSTSEIKVSVVVDQKEMIRAAEILHEAFGLDKVEETIAAL
- the uvrC gene encoding excinuclease ABC subunit UvrC; this encodes MNERLKQKLALLPDQPGCYLMKDRQGIIIYVGKAKVLKNRVRSYFTGSHDAKTQRLVNEIEDFEYIVTSSDIEALILEMNLIKKYDPKYNVMLKDDKSYPYIKLTNEKHPRLITTRKVKKDGGKYFGPYPNAGAANETKKLLDRLYPLRKCSNLPDRVCLYYHLGQCLAPCVKPVESEEYKRITDEITRFLNGGYKEIKEQLQQKMYEASEQLEFERAKEYRDQIAHIEAVMEKQKITMNDFTDRDVFGFAVDKGWMCVQVFFVRGGKLIQRDVSMFPIYDEPEEEFLTFLGQFYSRAHHIKPKEIFLPQTVDGELASRLLDVKVVKPKRGQKKELVDLATKNAEISLKEKFSLIERDEERTIKAVERLGEQLNIYTPHRIEAFDNSNIQGTDAVSAMVVFIDGRPAKKEYRKYKIKTVKGPDDYDSMREVIRRRYQRVLKEGLPLPDLIVIDGGKGQVEAARDVLTNELNLSIPVAGLVKDEKHRTSDVIFGEPLEVVPLDRNSQEFYLLQRIQDEVHRFAISFHRQLRGKTSFQSKLDEIPGIGSKRKKLLLRHFGSLKKMKEATVEDFVQIGIPHNVAKNLFDELQKMN
- a CDS encoding succinate dehydrogenase cytochrome b558 subunit — translated: MAGNREFYNRRLHSLLGVIPVGVFLTQHLVVNHFATRGEEAFNEAAHFMESLPFRYALEIFVIFLPLLYHAVYGLYIAFTAKNNIGNYGFFRNWMFFLQRITGVITLIFVTWHVWETRVAAAFGQDVNFEMMENILSTPGMIAFYVVGVVSTVFHFANGLWSFLVSWGITISPRSQMIATYVTLGIFIALSWVGIRAIFAFV